A single Agrococcus sp. ARC_14 DNA region contains:
- a CDS encoding DinB family protein, with protein sequence MPIEPDTKDWTWVLHERCAECGFDPLAVDRDDLGRRIRHAAAAMHQRLHGDAVSERPDDATWSPLEYAAHVRDVCGVMQTRLEQLLGAPDPEFANWDQDQAAIDGDYASLEPEHVAAELDLAAASLAGAADGVPSDAWERPGRRSNGSVFTVETLLVYALHDLEHHAVDVTRA encoded by the coding sequence ATGCCGATCGAGCCCGACACCAAGGACTGGACCTGGGTCCTCCACGAGCGCTGCGCCGAGTGCGGGTTCGACCCGCTGGCGGTCGACCGCGACGACCTCGGCCGACGCATCCGCCATGCCGCCGCCGCGATGCACCAGCGGCTCCACGGCGATGCGGTGAGCGAGCGCCCCGACGACGCGACCTGGTCGCCGCTGGAGTACGCGGCGCACGTGCGCGACGTCTGCGGCGTCATGCAGACGCGCCTCGAGCAGCTGCTGGGAGCGCCCGACCCCGAGTTCGCCAACTGGGATCAGGATCAGGCGGCGATCGACGGCGACTACGCGAGCCTCGAGCCCGAGCACGTGGCCGCCGAGCTCGACCTGGCTGCCGCGTCGCTCGCAGGCGCGGCGGATGGGGTGCCGTCAGACGCGTGGGAGCGGCCCGGCAGGCGCTCCAACGGCTCGGTCTTCACCGTCGAGACGCTGCTCGTCTACGCGCTGCACGACCTCGAGCACCACGCGGTCGACGTGACTCGGGCCTGA
- a CDS encoding glucose 1-dehydrogenase, translated as MQTDASGRFQGRVALVTGAGRGLGAAIADRLAAGGATVLGTSRSTEEAQRIGDRYGTRPCVLDLTEIASIEPAIQHATDAAGGIDLLVNNAGVNVPVPALQLREDDWDAVHDVNVKGTFFVTQALARHWVSRGAPGAVVTIGSQAGIVAIEDRAAYGSSKAAIAQLTRQLAFEWGQHGIRVNAVAPTFVPTELTASTLSEPVVAERLLARIPLGRFGTADEVADAVAFLLSDAASLITGHTLVADGGYTVH; from the coding sequence ATGCAGACGGATGCTTCGGGTCGCTTCCAGGGGCGTGTTGCGTTGGTCACAGGCGCCGGCAGGGGCCTTGGCGCAGCGATCGCCGATCGGCTCGCAGCCGGTGGCGCGACGGTGCTCGGCACCAGCCGCTCAACAGAGGAGGCGCAGCGCATCGGCGACCGCTACGGCACCCGCCCCTGTGTGCTCGACCTCACGGAGATCGCGTCGATCGAGCCAGCGATCCAGCACGCGACCGACGCTGCGGGCGGCATCGATCTGCTCGTCAACAACGCCGGCGTCAACGTGCCTGTCCCCGCGCTGCAGCTGCGAGAGGACGACTGGGATGCGGTGCACGACGTCAACGTGAAGGGCACCTTCTTCGTCACGCAGGCGCTCGCGCGCCACTGGGTCTCGCGTGGCGCGCCAGGCGCGGTGGTGACGATCGGATCGCAGGCGGGGATCGTCGCGATCGAGGATCGCGCCGCATATGGTTCCAGCAAGGCGGCGATCGCTCAGCTCACGCGCCAGCTCGCCTTCGAATGGGGGCAGCACGGCATTCGCGTGAACGCCGTGGCACCGACCTTCGTGCCGACGGAGCTGACCGCATCGACGCTCTCCGAACCGGTGGTCGCCGAGCGCCTGCTCGCCCGCATACCGCTGGGCCGATTCGGCACGGCTGACGAGGTCGCCGATGCGGTCGCCTTCTTGCTCAGCGACGCCGCCTCCCTCATCACCGGTCACACGCTCGTCGCCGACGGCGGCTATACCGTCCACTGA
- the hisD gene encoding histidinol dehydrogenase, with protein sequence MTIVTDQPISTIDLKLPSGDAAERGSTADVRQIVEGVISDIRERGDEAVREYSKKFDDYAPDSFLLSEEQLDEIVARVPEQVLEDIRFVQEQVRHMAQKQLESLSDFEIETLPGVLLGQKHVPIQAAGAYVPGGKYPLLASAHMTIVTAKVAGVERVAACTPLIKGEVPDATVAAMRLAGADEIYLLGGIQAVAAMAVGTETIAPVNMLAGPGNAFVAEAKRQLFGEVGIDLFAGPTEVLIVADEHADPFVVAVDLLSQAEHGPDSPAILITTSEDLGRTVIEHIDALLPGMSTRDFAEAAWRDWGAVHVVTTLDDAYALADRYASEHVQILTQQPREALEKMHDYGALFLGEGTCVSYGDKVIGTNHVLPTRGAARYTGGLWVGKYLRTVTYQEVVNEESSAFLGELCGRAARVERFEGHARSGDIRAAKYGGAELPWTEHTFQR encoded by the coding sequence ATGACCATCGTGACCGACCAGCCGATCTCGACGATCGACCTCAAGCTGCCCTCGGGCGACGCCGCAGAGCGCGGCAGCACCGCCGACGTCCGTCAGATCGTGGAGGGCGTCATCTCCGACATCCGCGAGCGGGGCGACGAAGCCGTGCGCGAGTACTCGAAGAAGTTCGACGACTACGCGCCCGACTCCTTCCTGCTCTCGGAGGAGCAGCTCGACGAGATCGTCGCGCGAGTTCCCGAGCAGGTGCTCGAGGACATCCGCTTCGTGCAGGAGCAGGTGCGCCACATGGCGCAGAAGCAGCTCGAGTCGCTGAGCGACTTCGAGATCGAGACCCTGCCAGGGGTGCTGCTAGGGCAGAAGCACGTGCCGATCCAGGCCGCAGGCGCCTACGTCCCCGGCGGCAAGTACCCGTTGCTCGCCAGCGCCCACATGACGATCGTCACCGCCAAGGTCGCCGGCGTCGAGCGCGTCGCGGCCTGCACGCCGCTGATCAAGGGCGAGGTGCCCGACGCGACCGTCGCCGCCATGCGTTTGGCAGGTGCAGACGAGATCTACCTGCTCGGCGGCATCCAGGCTGTCGCCGCCATGGCCGTCGGCACCGAGACCATCGCTCCCGTGAACATGCTGGCCGGCCCCGGCAACGCCTTCGTGGCCGAGGCGAAGCGGCAGCTCTTCGGCGAGGTCGGCATCGACCTGTTCGCGGGCCCCACCGAAGTGCTCATCGTCGCCGATGAGCACGCCGACCCGTTCGTCGTCGCGGTCGATCTGCTCTCGCAGGCCGAGCACGGGCCCGACTCGCCCGCGATCCTCATCACGACCAGCGAGGACCTCGGCCGCACGGTCATCGAGCACATCGATGCGCTCCTGCCGGGCATGTCGACGCGCGACTTCGCCGAGGCCGCGTGGCGCGACTGGGGCGCCGTGCATGTCGTGACGACGCTCGACGACGCCTACGCGCTCGCCGACCGCTACGCATCCGAGCACGTCCAGATCCTCACGCAGCAGCCGCGCGAGGCGCTCGAGAAGATGCACGACTACGGCGCGCTCTTCCTCGGCGAGGGCACCTGCGTCTCATACGGCGACAAGGTCATCGGCACCAACCACGTGCTCCCCACCCGCGGCGCCGCTCGCTACACGGGTGGCTTGTGGGTCGGCAAGTATCTGCGCACCGTCACGTACCAGGAGGTCGTCAACGAGGAGTCGAGCGCGTTCCTGGGCGAGCTGTGCGGTCGCGCGGCACGCGTCGAACGCTTCGAGGGTCACGCCCGTTCAGGCGACATCCGCGCTGCGAAGTACGGCGGTGCCGAGCTGCCCTGGACCGAGCACACGTTCCAGCGGTGA
- a CDS encoding MFS transporter translates to MSNDTASARRKSARLSLQSGTIGAIVEWYEYTIYGLASALVFGHVFFPDLEPAIGQIVSLATFGVGFLARPIGAFVAGHLGDVIGRKSTLILTFSIMTVSTAAIGLLPGHAQIGIAAPLLLCVLRLAQGFAVGGEWGGAAIIAVENAPRERRGFFGSWPQIGVSAGLLLGTAVVSLVAWVSGDAFAEWGWRVPFLLSILLAAVGFYIRLRATESPAFLEEKARMEAEQEEQKAPLPVLFKHHRRSLLIAIFGRFAEAGNYYLFTTFVLSYVAVNLGVDSWVGLTASMVGAAANIVMIPIYGALSDRIGRRRTFLIGAALIIAVSAPTFLLVQSGEAWAIILGVLLFLGLGHGMVYAPMPALYCELFPTKVRYSGISVGYQMASILLASFTPALASAMVLWSDGSIWPVIAFAIVCTLIAAVAVWFAPDNRHLELNEIGQLPADRADAGRVPAAV, encoded by the coding sequence ATGAGCAACGACACTGCATCAGCCCGCCGCAAGAGCGCCCGGCTCTCGCTCCAGTCCGGCACCATCGGCGCCATCGTCGAGTGGTACGAGTACACGATCTACGGCCTGGCCTCAGCCCTCGTGTTCGGCCACGTCTTCTTTCCGGATCTCGAACCCGCGATCGGTCAGATCGTCTCGCTCGCGACGTTCGGCGTCGGCTTCCTCGCCCGCCCGATCGGCGCCTTCGTCGCCGGTCACCTCGGTGACGTGATCGGTCGCAAGTCGACGCTGATCCTGACGTTCTCGATCATGACGGTCTCGACCGCAGCGATCGGCCTGTTGCCCGGGCACGCGCAGATCGGCATCGCTGCACCCCTGCTGCTGTGCGTGCTGCGCCTCGCGCAGGGGTTCGCGGTCGGCGGAGAGTGGGGCGGCGCAGCGATCATCGCGGTCGAGAACGCGCCGCGCGAACGCCGCGGCTTCTTCGGCTCCTGGCCGCAGATCGGCGTCTCCGCCGGGCTGCTGCTCGGCACGGCCGTGGTGAGCCTCGTCGCCTGGGTCTCCGGCGATGCCTTCGCCGAGTGGGGATGGCGCGTGCCGTTCCTGCTCAGCATCCTCCTCGCCGCGGTCGGCTTCTACATTCGCCTGCGGGCGACCGAGAGCCCCGCGTTCCTCGAGGAGAAGGCGCGCATGGAGGCCGAGCAGGAGGAGCAGAAGGCGCCGCTGCCCGTGCTCTTCAAGCACCACCGTCGCTCGCTGCTGATCGCGATCTTCGGTCGCTTCGCCGAGGCGGGCAACTACTACCTCTTCACGACCTTCGTGCTCAGCTACGTCGCGGTGAACCTCGGCGTCGACAGCTGGGTCGGTCTGACCGCCTCCATGGTGGGCGCGGCCGCCAACATCGTGATGATCCCGATCTACGGCGCACTCTCTGATCGCATCGGCCGGCGGCGCACCTTCTTGATCGGTGCCGCGCTCATCATCGCGGTGTCGGCACCGACATTCCTGCTCGTGCAGAGCGGGGAGGCCTGGGCGATCATCCTCGGCGTGCTGCTGTTCCTCGGGCTCGGCCACGGCATGGTCTACGCCCCGATGCCTGCGCTGTACTGCGAGCTGTTCCCCACGAAGGTCCGCTACTCCGGCATCTCCGTCGGCTACCAGATGGCCTCGATCCTGCTCGCGAGCTTCACCCCCGCGCTCGCCAGCGCGATGGTGCTGTGGAGCGACGGTTCGATCTGGCCGGTGATCGCGTTCGCGATCGTCTGCACCCTGATCGCCGCGGTCGCCGTCTGGTTCGCACCGGACAACCGTCACCTCGAGCTGAACGAGATCGGTCAGCTGCCCGCCGACCGGGCGGACGCCGGGCGCGTGCCCGCCGCAGTCTGA
- a CDS encoding LacI family DNA-binding transcriptional regulator, whose protein sequence is MTRRVTSFDVARLAGVSQSTVSRALRNLPNITPATRAKVARAATELRYVPLQSGRSLSTRITGRIAVVSEALTNPFYPQLLEPLRQRLADQGYQTVLIGDHEDDALTVAALSDGSYDGVIDTTASRTSRLPRAMAEAGLPCVLVNRMTDDPDELSCTFDDEAGAARLAGLLIELGHTDFALIAGPEQYSTSARRERGLRTALDEAGLWIPDRRTKHVEFGADSGHRAALELLAQPQRASVLFCLNDVLALGALNAATSLELDVPGDVSVVGFDDIAIAGWDRFALTTVRCDLEALAAEAVDMLTRLVRGLTVDGSRTIEVEVVARQTHAAAKAAVVR, encoded by the coding sequence ATGACCCGCCGAGTCACCAGCTTCGACGTCGCCCGCCTGGCCGGCGTCTCGCAGTCCACCGTCTCCCGCGCGCTCCGCAACCTGCCCAACATCACGCCCGCCACGCGAGCGAAGGTCGCGCGGGCCGCGACAGAGCTGCGCTATGTGCCGCTGCAGTCTGGTCGCTCGCTCTCCACGCGGATCACCGGCCGCATCGCGGTCGTCTCGGAGGCGCTCACGAATCCGTTCTACCCGCAGCTGCTGGAGCCACTTCGCCAACGTCTTGCCGATCAGGGCTACCAGACGGTGCTCATCGGCGATCACGAGGACGACGCGCTGACCGTCGCGGCGCTCTCCGATGGCTCGTACGACGGCGTCATCGACACGACCGCGAGCCGCACATCTCGACTGCCTCGCGCCATGGCCGAAGCGGGCCTGCCGTGCGTGCTCGTCAATCGCATGACCGACGACCCCGATGAGCTGTCATGCACGTTCGACGACGAGGCCGGCGCCGCACGACTGGCCGGCTTGCTCATCGAGCTCGGCCACACCGACTTCGCCCTCATCGCCGGCCCTGAGCAGTACTCCACGAGCGCGCGTCGCGAACGCGGGCTGCGAACGGCGCTCGACGAGGCCGGGCTGTGGATCCCAGACCGCCGCACGAAGCACGTCGAGTTCGGCGCCGACAGCGGACACCGTGCAGCGCTCGAGCTGTTGGCGCAGCCACAGCGCGCCAGCGTGCTCTTCTGCCTCAACGATGTGCTCGCGCTCGGTGCCTTGAACGCTGCCACATCGCTCGAGCTGGACGTCCCGGGCGACGTGTCGGTCGTCGGATTCGACGACATCGCGATCGCGGGCTGGGATCGCTTCGCGCTCACCACGGTGCGATGCGATCTCGAGGCGCTCGCCGCAGAGGCCGTCGACATGCTCACACGCCTCGTTCGAGGGCTCACCGTCGATGGGTCGCGCACGATCGAGGTCGAGGTCGTCGCCCGTCAGACGCACGCTGCAGCGAAGGCAGCCGTCGTGCGTTGA
- a CDS encoding HAD family hydrolase, giving the protein MKTAPDLAADVPPFDVPADLDIRLVVCDMDGTLLDADGRVPDAFWPLLTRMQAAGIAFAPASGRQLATLEHLFARAGTFSCIAENGAIATHDGEVIGTTTVDPDAVRQIVHTVRESDGELDLVASRREIASIESTDPVFVAEAQQYHVAFEVVEDLLDRTDDVLKLAVYAASGSAAAAERWLTPGPAGHRVMIGSPNWADVIHDSVDKRLGVEALQRELGVTPAQTVVFGDYLNDLGMLADADWTFAMANAHPDVLATARYRAPSNVEHGVVQVLERLLV; this is encoded by the coding sequence GTGAAGACTGCACCCGACCTCGCTGCCGACGTGCCGCCGTTCGACGTTCCCGCTGATCTCGACATCCGTCTCGTGGTGTGCGACATGGACGGCACGCTGCTCGACGCCGACGGCCGCGTGCCCGACGCGTTCTGGCCGTTGCTGACGCGCATGCAGGCAGCCGGCATCGCCTTCGCGCCCGCGAGCGGCCGCCAGCTGGCCACCCTCGAGCACCTCTTCGCGCGAGCCGGCACATTCTCGTGCATCGCTGAGAACGGCGCCATCGCCACCCACGACGGCGAAGTCATCGGCACCACGACGGTCGACCCGGATGCGGTGCGGCAGATCGTGCACACGGTGCGGGAGTCGGACGGTGAGCTGGACCTCGTCGCGAGCCGCCGCGAGATCGCCTCGATCGAGTCGACCGACCCCGTCTTCGTCGCGGAGGCGCAGCAGTATCACGTGGCGTTCGAGGTGGTTGAGGATCTGCTCGACCGCACCGACGACGTGCTGAAGCTCGCGGTGTATGCGGCGAGCGGCTCTGCGGCCGCCGCCGAGCGGTGGCTCACGCCCGGGCCCGCGGGGCACCGCGTCATGATCGGCTCGCCGAACTGGGCCGACGTCATCCACGACAGCGTCGACAAGCGGCTCGGCGTCGAGGCGCTGCAGCGCGAGCTGGGCGTGACCCCGGCGCAGACGGTGGTCTTCGGCGACTATCTCAACGATCTCGGCATGCTCGCCGACGCCGACTGGACCTTCGCGATGGCGAACGCCCATCCCGACGTGCTCGCGACGGCCCGCTACCGCGCCCCGAGCAACGTCGAGCACGGCGTGGTGCAAGTGCTGGAGCGGCTGCTGGTCTGA
- a CDS encoding type II toxin-antitoxin system VapC family toxin: MTVVDASIVVRLLQNRRGDAALRERFGRQREFHAPELIAAEVASAIRGLLLTSKPAIQITQERAQQMLDDFADLPLVRYPMQPFQRRVLALRHNFTAYDALYVALAESLGMPLLTDDRKFAGGPEQAAVIETWP, from the coding sequence ATGACCGTCGTCGATGCGTCGATCGTCGTGCGACTGCTGCAGAACCGCCGCGGCGACGCAGCGCTTCGCGAGCGCTTCGGTCGACAACGCGAGTTCCATGCACCGGAGCTCATCGCAGCAGAGGTCGCGTCAGCGATCCGCGGGCTGTTGCTGACCTCGAAGCCCGCCATCCAGATCACCCAAGAGCGCGCGCAGCAGATGCTCGACGACTTCGCGGATCTGCCGCTCGTGCGCTACCCGATGCAACCCTTCCAGCGGCGAGTCTTGGCGCTGCGACACAACTTCACCGCCTACGACGCGTTGTACGTCGCCCTCGCAGAGTCGCTCGGGATGCCGCTGCTCACGGATGACCGGAAGTTCGCCGGTGGCCCGGAGCAGGCAGCCGTCATAGAGACCTGGCCGTGA
- a CDS encoding acyl-CoA dehydrogenase family protein, translating into MTTDLLDLESLLTDEERAVRARVRALVDREIRPHIADWFERAHFPLDLVPKLAAEGLLGMHITGYGCAGRSAVEYGIAMQELEAGDSGIRTFVSVQGSLAMSAIAKHGSEEQKQAWLPRMAAGEAIGCFGLTEPNAGSDPGAMQTFARRDGDDWVIDGAKRWIGLASIADVAVIWAQTEEGVRGFLVETSTPGFTATAIEPKLSMRASIQCDIALEGVRVPESARLPGARGLRGPFECLNEARFGIAWGALGAGRDALETALAYAGEREVFGRPLAGMQLTQARLAEMVLSLQQAQLLALHLGRRKDAGLLRPHEISMGKLASCRTAITICREARALLGGNGISLEHSPMRHAANLESVRTYEGTDEVHTLVIGQALTGLAAFRG; encoded by the coding sequence ATGACCACCGACCTGCTCGATCTCGAGTCGCTGCTGACCGACGAGGAGCGCGCGGTGCGGGCGCGGGTGCGGGCGCTCGTCGACCGCGAGATCCGGCCGCACATCGCCGACTGGTTCGAGCGCGCGCACTTCCCGCTCGATCTCGTGCCGAAGCTCGCCGCCGAGGGGCTGCTGGGCATGCACATCACGGGCTACGGATGCGCGGGGCGCTCGGCCGTGGAGTACGGCATCGCGATGCAGGAGCTCGAGGCGGGCGACAGCGGCATCCGCACCTTCGTGTCGGTGCAGGGCTCGCTCGCGATGTCGGCGATCGCGAAGCACGGCTCGGAGGAGCAGAAGCAGGCGTGGCTCCCGCGGATGGCCGCGGGCGAGGCGATCGGATGCTTCGGGCTGACGGAGCCGAACGCGGGCAGCGACCCGGGCGCGATGCAGACCTTCGCGCGGCGCGACGGCGACGACTGGGTGATCGACGGCGCCAAGCGCTGGATCGGGCTCGCGTCGATCGCGGATGTGGCGGTCATCTGGGCGCAGACCGAGGAGGGCGTGCGCGGGTTCCTGGTGGAGACCTCGACGCCGGGCTTCACGGCGACCGCGATCGAGCCGAAGCTGTCGATGCGGGCGTCGATCCAGTGCGACATCGCGCTCGAGGGTGTGCGGGTGCCGGAGTCTGCTCGACTCCCCGGGGCGCGCGGACTGCGCGGGCCGTTCGAGTGCCTCAACGAGGCGCGCTTCGGCATCGCGTGGGGGGCGCTGGGCGCTGGGCGGGATGCACTCGAGACCGCGCTCGCCTACGCGGGCGAGCGCGAGGTGTTCGGGCGACCGCTCGCCGGCATGCAGCTGACGCAGGCGCGGCTGGCCGAGATGGTGCTCTCGCTGCAGCAGGCGCAGCTGCTGGCGCTGCACCTGGGGCGCCGCAAGGACGCCGGCCTGCTGCGCCCGCACGAGATCTCGATGGGCAAGCTCGCCTCCTGCCGCACGGCGATCACGATCTGCCGTGAGGCGCGGGCGCTGCTGGGCGGCAACGGCATCTCGCTCGAGCACTCGCCCATGCGGCACGCGGCGAACCTCGAGAGCGTGCGCACCTACGAAGGCACCGACGAGGTGCACACGCTCGTGATCGGGCAGGCGCTAACGGGGCTAGCGGCGTTCCGGGGGTGA
- a CDS encoding CoA transferase, whose amino-acid sequence MQPGAAADDATLSGLVVADLSRVLAGPLVGATLADLGARVIKVEQPGTGDGTRAWSPPASATGSTYFDSANRGKESVVLDLAEPADLVLARELVARADVVIENFRPGAATRLGLDRDALLAEHPGLVWCSITGYGTQAGGADRAGYDFVLQAASGLMHITGDADGPPTKAGVALVDVLTAKDALAGILAALLRRGRTGRGGLVEVALLSSIQAALVNQLQAVLGPITPEGTPPNADAAEPRRAGSAHPSIVPYQLLATADGPLAVAVGTDGQFRAFAALLGVPTLADDPRFATNRQRVAHREALVPLLETALAADGAVAWEERMLAAGLVASRVRTIGEGLELAAAVGLDPFREVRGAAGVGRQLASPIRIDRDARTASTAPPLLGEHDASVRAWLSQPPPTASPAPASAARAPHRGAP is encoded by the coding sequence ATGCAGCCAGGAGCAGCCGCCGACGACGCCACGCTGAGCGGCCTCGTCGTCGCCGACCTCTCGCGCGTGCTGGCCGGGCCGCTCGTCGGGGCAACGCTCGCCGACCTCGGCGCACGGGTCATCAAGGTCGAGCAGCCTGGCACCGGCGACGGCACCCGCGCATGGTCTCCTCCGGCATCCGCCACCGGCTCGACCTACTTCGACAGCGCCAATCGCGGCAAGGAATCGGTGGTGCTCGACCTGGCCGAGCCCGCCGATCTCGTTCTCGCTCGCGAGCTCGTCGCGCGAGCCGATGTCGTGATCGAGAACTTCCGCCCGGGCGCAGCCACGAGGCTCGGGCTCGACCGCGATGCGCTGCTCGCCGAGCACCCCGGCCTCGTCTGGTGCTCGATCACCGGCTACGGCACGCAGGCGGGCGGGGCCGATCGCGCGGGCTACGACTTCGTGCTGCAGGCAGCCAGCGGCCTCATGCACATCACCGGCGACGCCGACGGACCGCCGACGAAGGCGGGCGTCGCGCTCGTCGACGTGCTCACCGCCAAGGATGCGCTCGCAGGCATCCTGGCCGCGCTGCTGCGCCGCGGCCGCACCGGCCGCGGCGGGCTGGTCGAGGTGGCGCTGCTCTCGAGCATCCAAGCGGCGCTCGTCAACCAGCTGCAGGCGGTGCTCGGGCCGATCACCCCAGAGGGCACTCCCCCGAACGCCGACGCCGCCGAGCCCCGCCGTGCCGGCAGCGCGCATCCGTCGATCGTGCCCTACCAGCTGCTCGCCACCGCCGACGGGCCGCTCGCGGTCGCGGTCGGCACCGACGGGCAGTTCCGCGCCTTCGCCGCGCTGCTGGGCGTGCCGACACTCGCCGACGACCCCCGCTTCGCCACCAACCGGCAGCGCGTCGCGCATCGCGAGGCGCTCGTGCCGCTGCTCGAGACCGCGCTCGCCGCCGACGGCGCGGTTGCCTGGGAGGAGCGGATGCTCGCCGCCGGCCTCGTCGCCAGCCGCGTGCGCACCATCGGCGAGGGCCTCGAGCTCGCGGCGGCGGTCGGGCTCGACCCCTTCCGTGAGGTGCGCGGCGCAGCCGGCGTCGGCCGCCAGCTGGCGTCGCCGATCCGCATCGATCGCGACGCCCGCACGGCCTCGACCGCGCCTCCCCTGCTCGGCGAGCACGACGCTTCCGTGCGAGCCTGGCTCTCGCAGCCGCCACCCACCGCATCCCCTGCACCCGCATCCGCCGCACGCGCACCCCACCGAGGAGCCCCATGA
- a CDS encoding GntR family transcriptional regulator translates to MAQTTTDAMQFERIEAGSLVNEARRQIRRSILAGSIRPGERLKDSVLAEQMGISRSPVREALRLLEQSGLVEKTANRSYRIPTFAAEDFEELAALRAADEVLAIRVIVSQRLPLDSLEAAIQEIDDAGADPAKGAAADAAFHAAVVRLAGFPRLVERYSGLVDQIRLMLLASEMETWGRDARLLTNHTRLMDELRRAMDGGDMHRLIRAWEDHVFGMQPARSVHPL, encoded by the coding sequence ATGGCCCAGACAACGACTGACGCGATGCAGTTCGAGCGCATCGAGGCGGGGTCGCTCGTCAACGAAGCGCGGCGTCAGATTCGGCGGAGCATACTGGCCGGCAGCATCCGACCGGGAGAGCGCCTCAAGGATTCGGTGCTCGCCGAGCAGATGGGCATCAGCCGCTCTCCGGTTCGAGAAGCGCTTCGCCTCCTCGAACAGTCCGGCCTCGTCGAGAAGACGGCCAACCGCTCGTACAGGATTCCAACCTTTGCCGCCGAGGACTTCGAAGAGCTGGCCGCCTTGCGCGCAGCAGACGAGGTGCTCGCGATCCGAGTCATCGTCTCGCAGCGCCTTCCGCTCGACTCTCTCGAGGCCGCGATCCAAGAGATCGACGACGCGGGAGCCGATCCGGCGAAGGGCGCGGCCGCCGATGCGGCGTTCCACGCCGCGGTCGTCCGCCTCGCGGGCTTCCCTCGCCTCGTCGAACGCTACTCAGGGCTCGTCGACCAGATTCGACTGATGCTGCTCGCGAGCGAGATGGAGACGTGGGGGCGGGATGCTCGCCTGCTCACCAACCACACGCGGCTCATGGACGAGCTGCGGCGAGCCATGGATGGCGGCGACATGCACCGCCTCATCCGCGCGTGGGAGGACCACGTGTTCGGGATGCAACCAGCGCGCTCTGTGCACCCGTTGTGA